A genomic region of Exiguobacterium sp. Helios contains the following coding sequences:
- a CDS encoding carbohydrate ABC transporter permease, producing the protein MKKLDRHGYLFIAPFWIVFLIFSIYPVALTFYYSFTNYTGAEGEQLVGLANYTRLLGDTYFIEAFFNTIKIWGLNFFLQIGGALMLALLFSDLQLKLKGLAFFRATFYLPNLITISSVALLFGILLDWQHGSLNMMLMKIGLISEPINWLTQPVTAQISVSLILTWMWLGHSFIVVMAGVSGISKDYFEAALIDGATRWQIFSRITLPLLKPILLYIMITSLIGGLQLFDLPMLITDGVGAPDGALNTMVLYLYNQAFKYNNYGYAAAVAYGLFAITLVFSIIVFKGMFRKERSPKGA; encoded by the coding sequence GTGAAAAAACTCGACCGCCATGGTTATCTGTTCATTGCACCGTTTTGGATCGTTTTCTTGATCTTCAGCATCTATCCGGTTGCTTTGACGTTCTATTACAGTTTTACCAACTACACAGGCGCAGAAGGCGAACAACTCGTCGGACTCGCGAACTATACGCGTTTGCTTGGGGATACGTACTTCATTGAAGCGTTCTTCAATACGATCAAGATTTGGGGACTGAACTTCTTCCTGCAAATCGGGGGAGCGTTGATGCTCGCCTTACTGTTCTCGGATTTACAGCTTAAGTTAAAAGGGCTCGCCTTTTTCCGCGCGACATTCTACTTGCCGAACTTGATCACGATCAGCTCGGTTGCCTTGCTGTTCGGGATTTTACTCGACTGGCAGCACGGTTCACTGAACATGATGCTGATGAAAATCGGTTTGATTTCCGAGCCGATCAACTGGTTGACACAACCGGTCACAGCACAGATTTCCGTCTCCCTCATCCTGACCTGGATGTGGCTCGGTCACTCGTTCATCGTCGTCATGGCCGGCGTATCCGGTATCTCGAAGGATTATTTCGAAGCGGCACTGATTGACGGTGCGACACGCTGGCAAATTTTTTCACGGATCACGTTACCGCTCTTAAAACCAATCCTGCTCTACATCATGATCACGTCATTGATTGGCGGACTGCAATTGTTCGATTTACCGATGTTGATCACGGATGGTGTCGGTGCGCCGGATGGTGCCTTGAACACGATGGTACTTTATCTGTACAACCAAGCCTTTAAGTACAACAACTACGGCTACGCCGCTGCTGTCGCATACGGATTGTTTGCCATTACACTCGTCTTTTCAATTATCGTCTTCAAAGGGATGTTCCGAAAAGAACGTTCACCGAAAGGAGCCTGA
- a CDS encoding carbohydrate ABC transporter permease, with translation MERNAEARRIVPQTEEQPERSERPLKLTPPPKQKKAWFGRSVIYIALIALTIACIIPFLMMIINATRSNEEVLSGFSLIPGNSLAENYAALSSYVNIWSGFKNSLIIAVLVTVLSGYFSAMTAFGFAFYQFKGKNVLFVFMLVMMMIPGQLGLIGFYELSKNLGLLDSFIPLIVPAIASPFTVFFVRQYLQTVMHPSLIEAARMDGASEMRIFHTIALPMMMPAIATMSIFTFIGSWNNYIMPLVLLFSPEKYTLPVLMGFLKGSQVAENLGSLYLGIAISVVPIMIAFLFLSKYIVSSISAGAVKE, from the coding sequence ATGGAACGAAATGCAGAAGCACGTCGGATCGTGCCACAAACGGAAGAACAACCGGAGCGTTCCGAACGCCCGCTGAAATTGACGCCGCCGCCGAAACAGAAAAAAGCCTGGTTCGGCAGGAGTGTCATTTATATCGCGCTGATTGCCTTGACGATCGCCTGTATCATTCCGTTCTTGATGATGATCATCAATGCGACCCGCTCAAACGAAGAAGTCCTGTCCGGTTTCTCATTGATTCCCGGGAACTCGCTTGCGGAAAACTATGCGGCGTTAAGCTCGTACGTCAACATCTGGTCCGGCTTCAAGAACAGTCTGATCATCGCCGTCCTCGTCACCGTCTTATCCGGTTACTTCTCGGCGATGACAGCATTCGGATTCGCGTTCTACCAGTTTAAAGGAAAAAACGTCCTGTTCGTCTTCATGCTTGTCATGATGATGATTCCGGGGCAACTCGGATTAATCGGGTTCTACGAACTCAGCAAGAACTTAGGATTGCTCGACAGCTTCATTCCGCTGATCGTCCCGGCAATTGCCAGTCCGTTCACGGTGTTCTTCGTCCGTCAGTATTTACAGACGGTCATGCACCCGAGTTTGATTGAAGCAGCACGGATGGACGGTGCGAGCGAAATGCGGATCTTCCATACAATCGCCTTACCGATGATGATGCCGGCCATCGCGACGATGTCGATCTTTACGTTCATCGGCTCATGGAACAACTACATCATGCCGCTCGTCCTTCTGTTCTCACCAGAAAAGTATACGTTGCCGGTCCTGATGGGCTTCTTAAAAGGATCACAAGTCGCAGAAAACCTTGGCTCGCTGTATCTTGGAATCGCGATTTCCGTCGTACCAATCATGATCGCTTTCCTGTTCCTCTCGAAATACATCGTCAGCAGCATCTCAGCTGGTGCTGTCAAAGAATAA
- a CDS encoding GH1 family beta-glucosidase yields MKFAPNFVFGTATSSYQIEGAHDEGGRTPSIWDTFCDTDGKVFEKHNGDVACDHYHRFEEDIQHIKQLGVDTYRFSIAWPRIFPSKGQFNPEGMAFYKTLATRLQEEGIKPAVTLYHWDLPVWAYDEGGWVNRDSVDWFLDFARVCFEELDGIVDSWITHNEPWCAGFLSYHLGQHAPGHTDMNEAVRAVHHMLLSHGKAVEMLKGEFNSATPIGITLNLAPKYAKTDSINDQIAMNNADGYANRWFLDPIFKGQYPVDMMNLFSKYVHTYDFIHAGDLATISTPCDFFGINFYSRNLVEFSAASDFLHKDAYSDYDKTGMGWDIAPSEFKDLIRRLRAEYTDLPIYITENGAAFDDQLVDGQIHDQNRIDYVAQHLQAVSDLNDEGMNIAGYYLWSLLDNFEWSFGYDKRFGIIYVDFDTQERIWKDSAHWYANVIQTHKAALPQEA; encoded by the coding sequence ATGAAATTTGCACCGAACTTCGTCTTCGGGACGGCGACGTCCTCGTACCAAATCGAAGGCGCACACGACGAGGGTGGCCGTACCCCGTCAATCTGGGATACATTCTGCGATACGGACGGAAAAGTTTTCGAAAAACATAACGGGGATGTCGCCTGCGATCATTACCACCGGTTTGAAGAAGATATCCAGCACATCAAACAGTTAGGCGTCGACACGTACCGCTTCTCGATTGCCTGGCCACGGATCTTCCCGAGCAAAGGGCAGTTTAATCCGGAAGGCATGGCGTTTTACAAGACACTCGCCACACGTTTGCAGGAAGAAGGCATCAAACCGGCTGTCACACTCTACCACTGGGATCTTCCGGTCTGGGCGTACGACGAAGGCGGCTGGGTCAACCGTGACTCGGTCGACTGGTTCCTCGACTTCGCCCGCGTCTGCTTTGAAGAGCTCGACGGGATCGTTGACTCGTGGATTACACACAACGAACCATGGTGTGCCGGTTTCTTAAGCTATCACCTCGGTCAACACGCACCGGGCCATACGGACATGAACGAAGCCGTCCGTGCCGTCCACCACATGCTGTTGTCACACGGAAAAGCTGTCGAGATGCTAAAAGGAGAGTTCAACTCAGCGACGCCGATCGGTATCACGTTGAACTTGGCACCGAAGTATGCGAAGACGGATTCCATCAACGATCAGATCGCGATGAACAATGCCGATGGGTACGCGAATCGCTGGTTCCTTGATCCAATCTTCAAAGGACAATATCCGGTCGACATGATGAACCTGTTCTCGAAATACGTGCACACGTACGATTTCATCCACGCGGGAGATCTCGCGACGATTTCGACGCCGTGTGATTTCTTCGGGATCAACTTCTACAGCCGCAATCTGGTTGAGTTCAGTGCAGCGAGTGACTTCTTACACAAAGACGCGTACTCGGATTACGACAAGACCGGCATGGGCTGGGATATCGCTCCAAGTGAATTCAAGGACTTGATCCGTCGCCTGCGTGCCGAGTACACCGATTTGCCAATCTACATCACGGAAAACGGTGCTGCGTTCGACGATCAGCTCGTCGACGGACAGATTCACGATCAAAATCGGATCGATTATGTCGCGCAACATTTACAGGCCGTGTCTGACTTGAATGACGAAGGCATGAACATCGCTGGTTATTATCTCTGGTCGCTACTCGACAACTTCGAGTGGAGTTTCGGCTACGACAAACGATTCGGCATCATCTATGTCGATTTCGATACACAGGAACGAATCTGGAAAGACAGCGCGCATTGGTATGCGAATGTCATCCAGACGCATAAGGCAGCACTTCCGCAAGAAGCGTAA
- a CDS encoding carbohydrate binding domain-containing protein, protein MKKWLAVALGTGLVLSYAGTGHAEKADKKDNTKWKMVWSDEFTKQQLDRTKWTYDTGNWIVDQNGSAISPGWGNNEKQYYTDKTDNSFIRDGKLVIRAQEEKTTDALGTYDYTSAKLKTKGLFSKTYGRYEIKAKLPTGKGLWPAFWMLPEQDKYGAWASSGEIDVMEAWGSQPDKVAGTIHYGENWPNNKYTGKDYHFSDGGRIDQWHTYAVEWEPGELRWYVDGNLYQTQNDWYSKGKNTATNYSYPAPFDQNFYLVMNLAVGGWFDGEVDATTKFPAEMEVDYVRVYDLQNRDYREPVEPVYEDVTLPDGAKQPLADGNLVYDQAYEKAIKTITDGAQVLDPTYWNYVTLPDFGGKGSVNVTEQDGTRFANVTIDQPGAQNYAHQLIQKISLAQGGRYEVSFDASSEEARTIVAKVGGGAERGYTKYSNEEVIDLTPTVKRYTFAFDMAAETDLAARLEFNLGLAKAGVKIGNVRVEQVPRGEIDEAATKPALPDGNQIYNGTFDQGAMDRLTYWQFDAGQTKGRGTVDPVTRDFTFKTNPSKGQAATLTQQGVQLKENHQYVLRFKTKAERIKQLQVKLTNADGTLVYLPTHDVPLTKTATTVEVPFTMTQATDLNSQLQFNFGTAKGEVTLDDVELIDVTPVEVDRSPLKNGSFADGLNFWSSYVHYDAQAVVSNVNEAAKLAITSEGQEPWSVLLEQGNLQLVKGQTYQLTFKASSTVARPLEVTVENAAYTRYFSQVVELGTEAKTYQFDFTLGQDDTAGLKFLLGKAAGSPFAAHDVTIDEVKLEVKLEVK, encoded by the coding sequence ATGAAGAAGTGGCTCGCAGTCGCCCTCGGAACGGGACTCGTCCTGTCATATGCCGGAACCGGTCATGCCGAGAAAGCAGACAAAAAGGACAACACGAAATGGAAGATGGTCTGGTCCGATGAATTTACGAAACAACAACTCGACCGGACGAAGTGGACATATGATACCGGGAACTGGATTGTCGACCAAAATGGAAGCGCTATCAGTCCGGGCTGGGGGAATAACGAAAAACAATACTACACGGACAAAACAGACAATTCGTTTATCCGGGACGGCAAACTGGTCATCCGGGCCCAGGAAGAAAAAACAACGGACGCCCTTGGAACGTACGACTATACATCAGCAAAACTGAAAACCAAAGGCTTATTCAGCAAGACATACGGGCGTTACGAAATCAAAGCGAAACTACCGACCGGCAAAGGGTTATGGCCGGCGTTCTGGATGTTGCCGGAGCAGGACAAGTACGGCGCCTGGGCTTCGTCCGGTGAGATCGATGTCATGGAAGCGTGGGGCAGTCAGCCGGACAAAGTCGCGGGGACGATTCACTATGGTGAAAACTGGCCGAACAATAAATACACCGGCAAGGATTATCATTTCTCGGACGGCGGACGGATTGATCAGTGGCATACGTATGCCGTCGAGTGGGAGCCGGGCGAACTGCGCTGGTACGTTGACGGCAATCTCTATCAAACGCAAAACGACTGGTACAGCAAAGGCAAAAACACAGCAACGAACTACAGTTACCCGGCACCGTTCGACCAAAACTTCTATCTCGTGATGAACCTTGCCGTCGGCGGCTGGTTTGACGGGGAAGTCGATGCGACGACGAAGTTCCCGGCGGAAATGGAAGTCGACTATGTCCGCGTCTACGATTTACAGAACCGTGATTACCGCGAACCGGTCGAGCCGGTGTATGAAGACGTGACGTTACCGGACGGCGCGAAACAGCCGTTAGCTGACGGGAACCTCGTGTATGATCAAGCGTACGAAAAAGCGATTAAAACGATTACCGACGGGGCACAAGTCCTTGATCCGACGTACTGGAACTATGTGACGTTACCGGACTTCGGCGGGAAGGGATCAGTCAACGTGACGGAGCAGGACGGAACCCGCTTCGCGAATGTCACGATTGACCAACCGGGGGCGCAAAACTATGCCCACCAGTTGATCCAAAAGATTTCCCTCGCCCAAGGCGGACGCTATGAAGTCAGCTTTGACGCCAGCAGTGAAGAAGCGCGGACGATCGTTGCGAAAGTCGGCGGCGGAGCGGAACGCGGCTACACGAAATATTCGAATGAAGAAGTCATCGATTTAACACCAACTGTCAAACGCTATACGTTTGCATTCGATATGGCAGCGGAAACGGATCTTGCGGCACGCCTCGAGTTTAACCTCGGTCTGGCGAAAGCCGGCGTCAAGATCGGCAATGTCCGCGTCGAGCAGGTACCACGCGGTGAAATCGATGAAGCAGCAACAAAACCGGCACTGCCGGACGGCAATCAAATCTACAACGGCACATTTGACCAGGGCGCGATGGACCGTCTGACGTACTGGCAGTTTGATGCCGGTCAGACAAAAGGTAGGGGAACCGTTGATCCGGTGACACGTGACTTTACATTCAAGACCAATCCGTCAAAAGGGCAAGCCGCGACTTTGACACAACAAGGTGTCCAATTAAAAGAAAACCATCAGTATGTCCTGCGTTTTAAAACGAAAGCCGAACGAATCAAACAGTTGCAGGTCAAGCTGACGAATGCTGACGGAACGTTAGTCTATCTGCCGACGCATGATGTGCCGCTGACAAAAACGGCAACAACAGTCGAAGTACCGTTTACGATGACACAGGCGACGGATTTGAACAGCCAACTCCAGTTCAACTTCGGAACGGCGAAAGGGGAAGTCACGCTGGATGACGTCGAACTGATCGATGTCACACCGGTCGAGGTCGATCGGTCACCGCTCAAAAACGGTTCGTTTGCGGACGGACTGAACTTCTGGAGTTCGTATGTCCATTATGACGCGCAAGCCGTCGTTTCGAACGTCAATGAGGCAGCGAAACTGGCCATCACGTCAGAAGGACAGGAACCATGGAGCGTCCTGCTTGAGCAAGGTAACTTACAGCTTGTCAAAGGGCAGACGTACCAACTGACGTTTAAAGCATCGTCGACAGTGGCACGACCACTGGAAGTGACGGTTGAAAATGCAGCCTATACACGTTACTTCAGTCAGGTTGTCGAGCTCGGAACGGAAGCAAAAACGTATCAGTTTGACTTTACGCTTGGTCAGGATGATACAGCCGGATTGAAATTCCTGCTTGGGAAAGCAGCCGGCTCACCGTTTGCGGCACATGACGTGACGATTGATGAAGTGAAGTTAGAAGTGAAGTTAGAAGTGAAGTAA
- a CDS encoding M20/M25/M40 family metallo-hydrolase codes for MTNSTILLARHGLNREDRFSKTHVAFLTDSILQYPVEDWSDRRLIEWIQQVPFNDLPGREAMLDPSTNDLPYQSFDPYIRGIVRWLNSLDIATLSCCDGHGRGRASVTLKQLPSLEQWQMLNLALPHQMTMHLTRLTLQLDYRKSGFSSLLSLAERLYRLSEDRSYLHTLQLEQFKHRLLIWLDIPGVSKRERLVAMHLRNHLKSSTDFPYTDKQGNVLATIQCGVGPTVLLSAHMDTFESKDEHRTIFEDGTTLRSSSGTLGADDRAGITAILEVVDRVQNTNFSGTLKLAFTVQEEIGCRGAAGIDPAFIQDVDAAIVVDRRGTRDIVTACRNLIPFCPSNFGSLFEEAGRLAGMPDWQTTTNGGSSDAKVFSDFGIPSVNLSVGYMHEHTEHETVDYAATFETVALIESVLHHQLIPLRT; via the coding sequence TTTTGACTGACTCCATTTTACAATATCCGGTTGAAGACTGGAGCGATCGTCGGCTGATCGAGTGGATTCAGCAGGTTCCTTTTAATGATTTACCGGGTCGTGAAGCGATGCTTGATCCTTCGACAAATGATTTGCCTTATCAATCCTTTGATCCATATATTCGGGGCATCGTCCGTTGGCTGAACTCTCTCGACATCGCGACGTTGTCTTGTTGCGACGGACATGGCCGCGGACGGGCTTCCGTTACGTTAAAACAACTTCCATCCCTTGAACAGTGGCAGATGCTTAACCTTGCGTTGCCACACCAAATGACGATGCATTTGACGCGTCTGACGTTACAACTCGATTACCGGAAAAGTGGATTTTCTTCTTTACTATCCTTAGCGGAGCGTCTTTACCGGTTGTCCGAAGACCGGAGCTATCTCCATACCTTACAACTCGAACAATTTAAACATCGATTGCTGATATGGCTTGATATCCCGGGTGTCAGCAAACGGGAGCGACTGGTCGCGATGCATCTACGAAATCACTTAAAATCGAGCACGGATTTCCCGTATACCGATAAGCAGGGAAATGTTTTGGCGACGATCCAGTGTGGTGTCGGACCGACCGTCTTGCTATCAGCTCATATGGACACGTTTGAATCAAAGGACGAACACCGGACCATTTTCGAAGACGGGACGACACTGCGCAGCTCAAGCGGTACTTTGGGAGCAGATGATCGAGCCGGCATCACGGCGATTCTCGAAGTCGTCGATCGTGTGCAAAATACAAACTTCTCCGGTACTCTGAAACTCGCTTTTACCGTTCAAGAAGAAATCGGATGTCGCGGCGCGGCAGGCATCGATCCCGCTTTCATTCAAGATGTGGATGCTGCCATCGTCGTCGACCGCCGGGGAACGCGTGATATCGTCACAGCCTGCCGAAACCTGATTCCGTTCTGTCCGTCCAATTTCGGTTCGTTGTTTGAAGAAGCAGGACGCTTGGCCGGAATGCCCGATTGGCAGACGACCACGAACGGCGGATCAAGTGATGCCAAGGTATTTTCCGACTTCGGCATCCCTTCTGTCAACCTGTCTGTCGGATACATGCATGAGCATACCGAACACGAAACGGTTGATTACGCAGCGACGTTTGAGACAGTCGCTTTGATTGAATCCGTTCTGCATCATCAGCTCATCCCGCTTCGTACTTGA